One genomic window of Bacillus mycoides includes the following:
- a CDS encoding DUF188 domain-containing protein — protein MQNISKILFDADAYPVKNVIVQVGTKFYVEILFVASYAHRSRKQQGNWVYVDSEQDEVDCYIYQHAKATDLMIIQVMVLASLLVKKEYMYCLQEIHL, from the coding sequence ATGCAAAACATCAGTAAGATATTATTTGATGCAGATGCGTATCCCGTGAAGAATGTAATTGTGCAAGTTGGAACAAAATTTTATGTCGAAATTTTGTTTGTCGCATCCTATGCTCATCGTTCAAGAAAACAGCAAGGCAATTGGGTCTATGTAGATTCTGAGCAAGATGAAGTTGATTGTTATATTTATCAACATGCAAAAGCTACAGATCTCATGATCATACAGGTTATGGTGCTTGCTAGTCTTCTTGTGAAAAAGGAGTATATGTATTGTCTCCAAGAGATACATTTGTAA
- a CDS encoding pyruvate, water dikinase regulatory protein: MDNKIVYVVSDSVGETADLVVRAAMGQFPFAPDIRRVPYVEDTGTLKEVISIAKSNQALICFTLVKPDMRQYLLTEAAKEGVEAYDIIGPLIDQIEGITGQVPRYEPGVVRRLDEEYFKKIEAIEFAVKYDDGRDPRGILKADIVLIGISRTSKTPLSQYLAHNKRLKVANVPLVPEVDPPEELYQVAKEKCFGLKIIPDKLNHIRKERLKSLGLSDGATYANINRIQEELDHFEEVISKINCQVIDVSNKAIEETANIIVNAVQNQKMF; this comes from the coding sequence ATGGATAATAAAATCGTATATGTCGTATCTGACTCTGTAGGAGAAACGGCTGATTTGGTTGTTAGAGCGGCAATGGGACAGTTCCCATTCGCTCCTGATATTAGACGTGTACCGTATGTAGAAGATACAGGGACATTAAAAGAAGTAATCTCGATTGCCAAGAGCAATCAAGCGCTTATTTGTTTTACGTTAGTAAAGCCTGATATGCGTCAATATTTATTGACGGAAGCGGCAAAAGAAGGAGTAGAGGCATACGATATTATCGGACCTCTTATCGATCAAATTGAAGGAATTACAGGGCAAGTACCAAGGTATGAGCCGGGTGTCGTTCGAAGATTAGATGAAGAGTACTTTAAAAAAATTGAAGCGATTGAATTTGCAGTTAAGTATGATGATGGTAGAGATCCACGTGGTATTTTAAAAGCAGATATCGTGTTGATTGGAATTTCACGTACATCAAAAACACCACTTTCACAATATTTAGCGCATAACAAACGTTTGAAAGTTGCCAATGTACCACTTGTACCAGAAGTGGATCCGCCTGAGGAATTATATCAAGTGGCAAAAGAGAAATGTTTCGGTTTGAAAATTATACCGGATAAGTTAAATCATATTCGAAAAGAACGATTGAAATCACTTGGATTAAGTGATGGAGCAACATATGCAAATATTAATCGTATTCAAGAAGAACTTGATCATTTTGAGGAAGTAATTAGTAAAATAAATTGTCAAGTGATTGATGTATCAAATAAGGCGATTGAAGAAACAGCAAATATTATTGTGAATGCAGTGCAAAACCAAAAAATGTTTTAG
- a CDS encoding helix-turn-helix transcriptional regulator, which yields MIIIELNKRQEHIIQIVKDHGPITGESIAAQLGLTRATLRPDLAILTMAGYLEARPRVGYFYTGKTGGQLLSEAVKKIKVQDYQSRPAVIDKNVSVYDAICAMFLEDVGTLFVVDQATLLVGVVSRKDLLRASLGKQDLTSLPVNIIMTRMPNIAMCRREDSLYDIAMELIERQIDAMPVVKDTKQGLEVIGRITKTNITRAFVNLVNNE from the coding sequence GTGATTATCATAGAGCTGAATAAACGGCAAGAACATATCATTCAGATTGTAAAAGATCACGGTCCTATTACAGGGGAGTCAATTGCTGCGCAATTGGGTTTAACACGTGCAACGCTAAGACCAGACTTAGCAATTTTAACGATGGCTGGTTATTTAGAAGCGCGTCCACGCGTAGGTTATTTTTATACGGGTAAAACTGGGGGACAGCTATTATCTGAAGCTGTTAAGAAAATTAAAGTACAAGATTATCAATCTAGACCGGCTGTAATTGATAAAAATGTATCAGTATACGACGCAATCTGTGCTATGTTCCTAGAGGATGTTGGTACATTATTTGTTGTAGATCAAGCTACTTTATTAGTTGGCGTTGTATCTCGTAAAGATTTATTACGAGCTAGCTTAGGAAAGCAGGATTTAACCTCTCTTCCGGTTAATATTATCATGACAAGGATGCCAAACATTGCGATGTGTCGCAGGGAGGATTCTTTATATGATATTGCGATGGAATTAATAGAAAGACAGATTGATGCGATGCCGGTTGTGAAGGATACGAAACAAGGTTTAGAAGTGATTGGGCGAATTACAAAAACAAATATTACACGTGCGTTTGTAAATTTAGTAAATAACGAATAA
- the recO gene encoding DNA repair protein RecO: MFQKVEGIVIRTTDYGETNKIVTIYSREFGKVSAMARGAKKPKSRLAAISQLMTHGHFLIQIGSGLGTLQQGEIISSMKEIRKDIFLTAYASFIIELTDKATEDKKHNPYLFEMLYQTLHYMCEGVDPEVLSLIYQTKMLPVLGMHPYFDTCAICHQETDFVAFSVREGGFLCSRHAEQDPYRIPVGEAVHKLLRLFFHFDLHRLGNVSVKDSTKKQMRTVLNTYYDEYCGIYLKSRRFLEQLDKFQI, encoded by the coding sequence ATGTTTCAAAAAGTTGAGGGCATTGTCATCCGTACAACAGATTACGGAGAAACAAATAAGATTGTTACAATATACTCACGGGAATTTGGTAAGGTAAGTGCAATGGCAAGAGGGGCGAAAAAACCGAAGAGTCGGTTAGCGGCTATTTCGCAACTTATGACACATGGTCATTTTCTTATTCAAATTGGATCTGGACTTGGAACTTTGCAACAAGGCGAGATTATTTCATCTATGAAAGAAATTCGCAAGGATATATTTTTAACTGCTTATGCATCATTTATTATCGAATTAACTGATAAAGCAACAGAAGATAAGAAGCATAATCCGTATTTATTTGAAATGTTATATCAAACGTTGCATTATATGTGTGAGGGTGTTGATCCAGAAGTATTATCATTAATTTATCAAACGAAAATGCTTCCGGTATTAGGGATGCACCCGTACTTTGATACATGTGCTATTTGTCATCAAGAAACAGATTTTGTCGCCTTCTCTGTCAGGGAAGGCGGTTTTCTGTGCTCGCGTCATGCGGAGCAAGATCCGTATCGTATTCCGGTGGGAGAGGCTGTTCATAAATTATTACGTCTCTTTTTTCACTTCGATCTACACCGGCTCGGTAATGTATCGGTGAAGGATAGTACAAAAAAACAAATGCGCACAGTATTGAATACATATTATGATGAATATTGTGGGATTTATTTGAAATCAAGGCGTTTCCTGGAACAACTTGATAAGTTTCAAATATAA
- a CDS encoding YqzL family protein, whose translation MLDFTWKFFSKTGSIETYLLLKEMEKDVNDEMDQHEEELAHLDSPIS comes from the coding sequence ATGCTAGATTTTACCTGGAAGTTTTTCTCCAAAACAGGAAGCATTGAAACGTATTTGCTTTTGAAAGAAATGGAAAAAGACGTAAACGATGAGATGGATCAACATGAAGAGGAGTTAGCGCATCTAGACTCTCCAATTTCTTGA
- the era gene encoding GTPase Era, protein MNRKGYKSGFVSIIGRPNVGKSTFLNRIIGQKIAIMSDKPQTTRNKIQGVYTENDSQVVFIDTPGIHKPKHKLGDFMVKMAQTTLKEVDIVLFMVNATEGYGRGEEFIIEKLQETKQPVFLVINKIDQVHPEQLLELIDQYRKLYEFSEIVPISALDGNNVEALIGAIKKYLPEGPQYYPDNQVTDHPERFIISELIREKVLHLTREEVPHSVAVVIDAIQKREGGAVYINATIVVERASQKGIIIGKQGKMLKEVGKRARFDIEALLGSKVFLEVWVKVQKDWRNKMSQLRDLGFREDEY, encoded by the coding sequence ATGAATAGAAAAGGTTATAAATCAGGTTTTGTCTCTATTATTGGCAGACCGAATGTTGGGAAATCTACATTTTTAAATCGTATTATTGGCCAAAAAATTGCCATTATGAGCGATAAGCCACAAACAACTCGTAATAAAATTCAAGGTGTATATACAGAAAATGATTCACAAGTAGTTTTCATTGATACACCAGGAATACATAAACCTAAACATAAACTAGGCGATTTCATGGTGAAGATGGCTCAAACGACATTAAAAGAAGTTGATATTGTTTTGTTTATGGTCAATGCAACTGAAGGATATGGTCGTGGTGAGGAATTTATTATTGAGAAATTACAAGAAACGAAACAACCGGTATTTTTAGTAATTAATAAAATTGACCAAGTTCATCCAGAGCAATTGCTGGAGTTGATTGATCAATATCGTAAATTATATGAGTTCTCGGAGATTGTGCCAATTTCTGCATTGGACGGTAATAACGTTGAAGCGTTAATCGGAGCAATTAAAAAGTATTTACCAGAAGGACCGCAATATTACCCGGATAATCAAGTAACGGATCATCCAGAGCGATTTATTATTTCAGAGCTTATTCGTGAAAAAGTATTACATTTAACACGTGAAGAAGTGCCGCATTCTGTAGCGGTTGTTATTGATGCAATTCAAAAACGTGAGGGCGGAGCGGTTTATATAAACGCAACGATTGTTGTTGAACGTGCATCACAAAAAGGAATTATTATAGGTAAGCAAGGGAAGATGTTAAAAGAAGTCGGCAAGCGAGCTCGTTTTGACATTGAAGCACTTCTTGGTTCTAAAGTATTTTTAGAAGTATGGGTGAAAGTGCAAAAAGATTGGCGTAATAAGATGTCACAGCTTCGTGACCTTGGTTTCCGTGAAGACGAGTATTAA
- a CDS encoding cytidine deaminase codes for MNSKQLIQEATEARKRAYVPYSKFQVGAALLTQDGKIYRGCNVENASYGLCNCAERTALFKAISEGDNEFVAIAVVADTKRPVPPCGACRQVMVELCKQDTKVYLSNLHGDIQETTVGELLPGAFLAEDLHE; via the coding sequence ATGAATAGCAAACAATTAATTCAAGAAGCAACCGAAGCTCGTAAACGAGCGTACGTACCATATTCTAAATTTCAAGTAGGTGCAGCTTTACTAACTCAGGATGGAAAAATATATCGTGGATGTAATGTTGAAAATGCATCATATGGTTTATGTAACTGTGCAGAAAGAACAGCGTTATTTAAGGCGATTTCTGAAGGAGATAACGAGTTTGTAGCTATTGCAGTCGTAGCGGATACAAAGCGTCCAGTACCTCCTTGTGGAGCATGTCGACAAGTTATGGTAGAATTATGTAAACAGGATACGAAAGTATACCTATCAAACTTACATGGTGATATTCAAGAGACAACAGTCGGAGAATTGTTACCAGGAGCATTTTTAGCGGAGGATTTACATGAATAG
- a CDS encoding diacylglycerol kinase family protein — protein sequence MKKGKFLDSFGYAIAGIYFCLRHERNMKIHYLAAVIVICCGFYFHITTTEWIVLLIVIGIVMSLEMVNTAIEKTVDLATADIHPFAKIAKDVAAGAVLLFAIIAAVIGAIIFLPYMV from the coding sequence ATGAAAAAAGGGAAATTTTTAGACAGTTTTGGATATGCTATAGCTGGTATATACTTTTGTCTTCGTCATGAACGAAATATGAAAATTCATTATTTAGCCGCAGTCATTGTTATATGCTGCGGCTTTTATTTCCATATTACAACAACGGAATGGATTGTATTACTTATTGTGATAGGGATTGTAATGAGTTTAGAGATGGTGAATACGGCTATCGAAAAAACAGTAGACTTAGCAACCGCCGATATTCATCCGTTTGCAAAAATTGCAAAGGATGTTGCAGCGGGAGCAGTTTTATTGTTTGCAATTATAGCTGCTGTAATTGGTGCTATTATCTTTTTACCGTATATGGTATAG